Proteins from a single region of Artemia franciscana chromosome 20, ASM3288406v1, whole genome shotgun sequence:
- the LOC136039790 gene encoding uncharacterized protein KIAA0930 homolog, with amino-acid sequence MTDGFEGFKEEIKFYRRRDRCNPEFDTNSAVTYSTSNWTELFVNRFLFDAQASVDSDDLLFFVRKKHIRGSTCESPKFHTELEVYRRDSKKLPIGNPDIAWDETVYLNLIIHSLRYELTVAVCSRTSLKDFQVLKKHTQKVFALPSRRRMDSKSDTEDISFPDICFSVDNFDDIYENIILRDGEFLCVELVARDAEAIQGVLFFATVPYHILKQAYTGKNGPKLRFSGKYSRNNGIKMDFARIRSASKKGYVEVAITKVKQRYTDLESPISEPEFSASDTDDECEEAINALWQRRVSDPNLNVSLNYITTPAVQRKKPNRASKSQICEIETCELAVDEIDGSTLWSTKGCLQTFHFWKESRRSESWIMNSLVTCVSLPWYSIIYNLLESRANPVLSF; translated from the coding sequence ATGACTGATGGATTTGAAGGTTTTAAAgaggaaataaaattttatagacGAAGAGACAGGTGCAATCCAGAATTTGACACAAATAGTGCTGTTACTTATAGTACTTCAAATTGGACTGAATTATTTGTCAATCGTTTTCTATTCGATGCGCAAGCATCGGTCGATTCCGAcgatttgttattttttgttagaaagAAACACATTCGTGGGTCCACTTGTGAGTCTCCTAAATTTCACACCGAATTGGAAGTCTATCGGAGAGATAGTAAAAAACTACCTATTGGTAATCCTGATATAGCATGGGATGAAACTGTGTATCTAAACCTTATTATACATAGCTTAAGATATGAGCTTACTGTTGCAGTTTGCTCAAGAACTAGCCTAAAAGATTTCCAAGTTTTAAAAAAGCACACGCAAAAAGTTTTTGCATTACCAAGTCGTAGACGTATGGATTCCAAAAGTGATACTGAAGATATTAGTTTTCCAGATATATGTTTTAGTGTTGATAATTTTGACGacatttatgaaaatataatattacgGGATGGGGAATTTTTGTGTGTTGAATTAGTTGCAAGAGATGCTGAAGCCATTCAAGGTGTATTATTCTTTGCAACAGTGCCCTATCATATTCTAAAGCAAGCTTACACAGGTAAAAATGGGCCCAAATTACgcttctctggaaaatattctAGAAATAACGGTATAAAAATGGACTTTGCACGAATTCGATCAGCGAGTAAAAAGGGTTATGTTGAAGTAGCAATTACAAAAGTTAAGCAACGATATACTGACCTCGAAAGCCCTATATCAGAACCAGAATTTTCAGCCAGTGACACAGATGATGAATGTGAAGAAGCAATTAATGCATTATGGCAAAGACGTGTGAGTGATCCAAATCTAAATGTTAGTTTAAATTACATTACAACCCCAGCAGTGCAGAGGAAAAAGCCTAACCGAGCTTCCAAAAGTCAAATATGTGAGATTGAAACATGTGAATTAGCAGTTGATGAGATAGATGGGAGCACTCTATGGTCTACAAAGGGATGTTTACAGACTTTTCATTTTTGGAAAGAGTCAAGACGTTCCGAATCTTGGATTATGAATTCATTAGTTACCTGTGTTTCTTTACCTTGGTattcaattatttataatttacttgAGAGCAGGGCCAACCCTGTTCTTAGCTTTTAG
- the LOC136039794 gene encoding uncharacterized protein LOC136039794 isoform X1, protein MICVASIFSIFVTFTMSQPARVFMPLQTPVNYPTGYLYQQPYTPLVPQTHYYQPQQPVAAQQTVNKTIIVTTTEVPVVKAEAPKEQGENVKKEEERDAQKGHEDDEPITMQEIDYLMDTFFGRPSIEEDVARPEASDESTGVSKIDSPLALPQTQEFTRFRHPLMPQFDLETMVATAASSLGTFMSHNHCHMKLLCLLGKILPGLKEMEGRIKTLGAFAPPPFDDLYRAFTADMIRKEKCSQYLCFDI, encoded by the exons ATGATCTGTGTCgcttctattttttctatatttgtgACCTTTACAATGTCTCAGCCAGCGAGGGTGTTTATGCCACTCCAAACCCCTGTAAACTACCCAACTGGATATCTCTATCAACAGCCGTATACTCCCCTTGTCCCTCAAACACATTATTACCAACCACAACAGCCAGTAGCTGCACAACAAACGGTAAACAAAACTATCATTGTAACCACAACAGAAGTACCGGTGGTGAAGGCAGAAGCACCAAAGGAACAaggtgaaaatgttaaaaaggaGGAAGAGAGGGATGCACAAAAAGGCCACGAGGACGACGAGCCAATTACTATGCAAGAAATTGACTATCTCATGGATACATTCTTTGGGCGACCCTCGATTGAAGAGGATGTG GCAAGACCAGAAGCAAGTGATGAGTCTACAGGCGTTTCAAAGATCGACTCACCACTAGCATTGCCCCAAACCCAGGAGTTCACAAGATTTCGTCACCCGCTTATGCCCCAATTTGACCTAGAGACCATGGTGGCAACCGCCGCTTCAAGCTTGGGCACGTTCATGTCCCATAACCATTGTCATATGAAACTCCTTTGTCTTCTGGGGAAGATATTACCGGGGTTGAAGGAAATGGAAGGGAGAATAAAGACCCTAGGAGCATTTGCACCACCACCATTTGATGATCTGTACAGAGCCTTCACTGCAGATATGATACGGAAAGAGAAATGCAGCCAATACTTGTGTTTTgacatttaa
- the LOC136039794 gene encoding uncharacterized protein LOC136039794 isoform X2 encodes MPLQTPVNYPTGYLYQQPYTPLVPQTHYYQPQQPVAAQQTVNKTIIVTTTEVPVVKAEAPKEQGENVKKEEERDAQKGHEDDEPITMQEIDYLMDTFFGRPSIEEDVARPEASDESTGVSKIDSPLALPQTQEFTRFRHPLMPQFDLETMVATAASSLGTFMSHNHCHMKLLCLLGKILPGLKEMEGRIKTLGAFAPPPFDDLYRAFTADMIRKEKCSQYLCFDI; translated from the exons ATGCCACTCCAAACCCCTGTAAACTACCCAACTGGATATCTCTATCAACAGCCGTATACTCCCCTTGTCCCTCAAACACATTATTACCAACCACAACAGCCAGTAGCTGCACAACAAACGGTAAACAAAACTATCATTGTAACCACAACAGAAGTACCGGTGGTGAAGGCAGAAGCACCAAAGGAACAaggtgaaaatgttaaaaaggaGGAAGAGAGGGATGCACAAAAAGGCCACGAGGACGACGAGCCAATTACTATGCAAGAAATTGACTATCTCATGGATACATTCTTTGGGCGACCCTCGATTGAAGAGGATGTG GCAAGACCAGAAGCAAGTGATGAGTCTACAGGCGTTTCAAAGATCGACTCACCACTAGCATTGCCCCAAACCCAGGAGTTCACAAGATTTCGTCACCCGCTTATGCCCCAATTTGACCTAGAGACCATGGTGGCAACCGCCGCTTCAAGCTTGGGCACGTTCATGTCCCATAACCATTGTCATATGAAACTCCTTTGTCTTCTGGGGAAGATATTACCGGGGTTGAAGGAAATGGAAGGGAGAATAAAGACCCTAGGAGCATTTGCACCACCACCATTTGATGATCTGTACAGAGCCTTCACTGCAGATATGATACGGAAAGAGAAATGCAGCCAATACTTGTGTTTTgacatttaa